Below is a window of Helicobacter sp. MIT 05-5293 DNA.
CGATGAAATTACGATTGAACTCCCCAATGGTGAAAATGAATTTGAGATTCTTGAAGTATTTTATAAAGATATTGTTTTTGAAGATTGACAATTGGCATTGAGATTTAAGACAAGGGTAAATTGATGAAAATCAGAATTAAAAAACTTCATAAAGATGCTATTATCCCAACTTATCAAACACCACAAGCAGCAGGGTTTGATTTGCATGCTCTTGAGAGTAGTGTGATTAAAGCAGGGGAGAGGGCATTGGTCCAGACAGGATTAGCCTTTGAGATTGATGAGGGTTATGAAGTGCAGGTGCGCCCACGAAGTGGATTAGCCTTAAAGCATGGAATCAGTGTCTTAAACACACCCGGCACCGTCGATAGTGATTATCGTGGAGAAATTAAAGTGATATTAATCAATCATTCTTGTGAGGATTTTACGATTCAAAAAGGCGATAGAATCGCGCAGGGTGTTGTGTG
It encodes the following:
- the dut gene encoding dUTP diphosphatase, whose translation is MKIRIKKLHKDAIIPTYQTPQAAGFDLHALESSVIKAGERALVQTGLAFEIDEGYEVQVRPRSGLALKHGISVLNTPGTVDSDYRGEIKVILINHSCEDFTIQKGDRIAQGVVCLVYQAEFEEVQILAESVRGEGGFGSSGLAQEGAYHTKKADKI